The Pricia mediterranea genome includes a window with the following:
- a CDS encoding TIR domain-containing protein: MKIFLSWSGNKSKLIAESLSEWLEQVIQSTEPWISTSIEKGKKWSKEISDRLEESKVGIICLTRENLNAPWILFEAGAISKSSDSYVCTFLTDISSPTEITGPLSSFQHTRFQKDELLRLLKTINSRIKENKGGKSLNEKSLEDVFEIFYPKLEAKIIEILEVAPNQVAENHIRSDRELLEEIVESQRSLKERVNDLWTNKDIEGIVDQYVKTYNSGKGLNEYDIVDEPHLSDFVEKLGKNPLIRKLFANRNDFKDFVKDKYDIPF, encoded by the coding sequence ATGAAAATATTCTTAAGTTGGTCAGGAAATAAGAGTAAACTTATTGCTGAATCATTAAGCGAGTGGCTAGAACAAGTAATTCAATCAACTGAACCATGGATTTCAACCTCTATAGAAAAAGGTAAAAAATGGTCGAAAGAGATATCTGACAGACTTGAGGAATCAAAAGTTGGAATAATTTGTTTGACAAGAGAAAATCTTAATGCACCTTGGATATTATTTGAGGCTGGTGCAATTTCAAAATCTTCAGATTCCTATGTTTGTACATTTTTGACAGATATATCTTCACCGACGGAAATTACGGGACCATTATCTTCTTTTCAACACACGAGATTTCAGAAAGATGAGTTACTCAGATTATTAAAGACTATTAATTCCAGAATTAAAGAAAATAAAGGAGGAAAATCATTAAATGAAAAATCTTTAGAAGATGTTTTTGAAATTTTTTATCCGAAATTGGAAGCCAAAATCATAGAAATTTTAGAAGTTGCTCCCAATCAAGTAGCCGAAAATCATATAAGGTCTGACAGAGAATTACTCGAAGAAATAGTGGAAAGTCAGAGAAGTTTGAAGGAAAGAGTCAATGATTTATGGACTAATAAGGATATTGAAGGTATCGTTGACCAATATGTGAAAACTTATAATAGTGGAAAAGGACTTAATGAGTATGACATTGTAGACGAGCCACACTTGAGTGATTTTGTGGAAAAGCTTGGTAAAAATCCTTTAATAAGAAAACTATTTGCAAATCGTAATGATTTTAAAGATTTTGTTAAAGACAAATATGATATACCTTTTTAA
- the tnpC gene encoding IS66 family transposase, with amino-acid sequence MQEALENLTREEILALLDKETGRRAKAEKENTDLRFQLAYYKRLALGQKRERFEGDKNQLGLPFEMEPQKAEEQEEVLKEKLTYERRKRTSTHKGRVALPGHLPVEEIEIYPSEDITDMVCIGKEVTDELEYEPARYYIKRYIRYKYAPKSKEGVIIGELPGRVIEKGIPGAGLLASVLVDKYEDHLPLYRQLQRFKRADIPIASSTLEGWTRQSLKILDILYQHLLEDTRSKGYLQADESPIKVIDRNKKGTTHQGYYWVYHNPIDGTVLFDYQRGRSRGAADYVLADFKGYLQSDGYAAYDRIGKREGVTHLNCWAHALREFDRALDNDKERAEQALTFIQKLYAVEARAREQKLTPEQRKTLRLEKALPVINEFGKWMSRQMEHRSILPKSPIGKAFRYSMDRWDRLSAYLYDGILEIDNNLIENAIRKLALGRKNYLFAGSDDAAQRGAIMYSFFAICKKHGVNPYEWLKYTLENIMSINHRDIRNLYPQNYKKLRQEQQG; translated from the coding sequence ATGCAAGAAGCCTTGGAAAACCTTACTAGAGAAGAGATTTTGGCACTCCTTGACAAGGAGACCGGAAGAAGGGCGAAAGCAGAAAAAGAAAATACCGATCTCAGGTTCCAGCTCGCCTATTACAAACGCCTGGCCCTTGGCCAAAAAAGGGAACGCTTCGAAGGTGATAAAAACCAGTTGGGCCTTCCCTTTGAGATGGAGCCGCAAAAGGCGGAAGAACAAGAAGAGGTATTAAAGGAAAAACTTACCTACGAGCGCCGCAAAAGAACTTCCACCCATAAAGGACGGGTAGCCCTTCCCGGGCATCTTCCCGTAGAAGAGATCGAGATCTATCCGAGCGAAGATATTACCGATATGGTCTGTATCGGCAAAGAAGTCACCGATGAGCTGGAATACGAGCCTGCCAGATACTATATCAAACGCTACATCCGCTATAAGTATGCCCCTAAAAGTAAAGAAGGGGTAATCATAGGGGAACTGCCCGGGCGGGTGATCGAAAAAGGCATTCCCGGGGCCGGGCTCCTGGCCTCCGTTCTGGTCGATAAGTATGAGGACCACCTTCCGCTCTACCGGCAACTGCAACGCTTTAAAAGAGCGGATATCCCCATTGCATCCTCCACCCTGGAAGGCTGGACCAGGCAGAGCCTTAAAATACTGGATATTCTGTACCAACACCTTTTGGAGGATACCAGGTCAAAGGGGTATCTCCAAGCGGACGAGTCCCCGATAAAAGTAATCGACAGGAACAAAAAAGGCACCACCCATCAGGGGTACTATTGGGTGTACCATAACCCTATCGATGGGACCGTACTCTTCGATTACCAGCGTGGGCGTAGCCGTGGGGCTGCCGATTATGTGCTGGCCGATTTTAAAGGCTACCTCCAAAGTGACGGGTATGCGGCATATGACAGAATAGGCAAACGTGAGGGGGTTACCCACCTGAACTGCTGGGCGCATGCCCTAAGGGAATTCGATAGGGCCCTGGACAACGATAAAGAGCGCGCCGAACAAGCTTTGACCTTTATCCAAAAACTCTATGCCGTGGAAGCCCGTGCAAGGGAACAGAAGTTGACCCCGGAGCAGCGTAAAACCCTGCGCCTGGAAAAAGCGCTGCCCGTAATCAATGAATTCGGGAAATGGATGTCCCGGCAGATGGAGCACCGGTCGATCCTTCCCAAGAGTCCTATCGGGAAAGCCTTCCGGTATTCCATGGATCGATGGGACCGGCTCAGCGCCTATCTCTATGACGGCATTCTGGAAATCGATAACAATTTAATAGAAAATGCCATTAGAAAATTGGCACTGGGGCGTAAAAACTACCTGTTCGCAGGTTCTGATGATGCAGCCCAACGTGGTGCAATTATGTATTCCTTCTTTGCGATCTGCAAAAAACACGGGGTAAACCCATATGAATGGCTCAAGTACACCCTGGAGAACATAATGTCCATCAACCATAGGGACATCCGCAACCTGTACCCCCAGAATTACAAGAAATTACGGCAAGAACAACAGGGCTGA
- the tnpB gene encoding IS66 family insertion sequence element accessory protein TnpB (TnpB, as the term is used for proteins encoded by IS66 family insertion elements, is considered an accessory protein, since TnpC, encoded by a neighboring gene, is a DDE family transposase.), which produces MFALSSFHTYHFYPRPCDMRKSFNGLSGLVNNELGREPTSGDVFIFLNRNRTHLKLLHWEAGGFVLYYKRLEQGSFTPPVLKGNNPGMTWSELVLMVEGLQVKKAHQKLRYPR; this is translated from the coding sequence ATGTTTGCCTTAAGTTCGTTCCATACGTACCACTTTTATCCCAGGCCCTGTGATATGCGAAAATCGTTCAATGGCCTAAGCGGGCTTGTCAACAATGAGCTGGGCAGGGAACCTACCAGTGGCGATGTGTTCATTTTTTTAAACCGTAACCGTACCCATCTTAAATTATTGCACTGGGAGGCCGGTGGATTCGTATTGTACTATAAACGCCTGGAACAGGGCAGTTTTACCCCTCCTGTCCTTAAAGGCAACAATCCCGGTATGACCTGGTCGGAACTGGTGCTTATGGTAGAAGGGCTGCAGGTAAAAAAGGCCCATCAAAAACTGAGGTACCCACGGTGA
- the tnpA gene encoding IS66 family insertion sequence element accessory protein TnpA encodes MSKEQEMFALIDEFENGVLSGKDFCRAKGLVPSTFYYWKKKKARIDTGSSTGFVTIGPNPLMDGNLELIYPNGIRLRLGASQFTLIGKLLRLY; translated from the coding sequence ATGAGCAAGGAACAGGAAATGTTCGCCCTGATCGATGAATTTGAGAACGGCGTCCTTAGCGGGAAGGATTTCTGTAGGGCCAAGGGCCTTGTACCCTCCACCTTTTATTACTGGAAGAAAAAGAAGGCCCGGATAGATACCGGCAGTAGCACAGGGTTTGTAACTATAGGCCCAAACCCTTTGATGGATGGAAATCTGGAACTTATATATCCAAATGGGATCCGGCTACGGCTGGGGGCCTCACAGTTCACTTTGATCGGCAAACTCCTCAGGCTTTACTGA
- a CDS encoding outer membrane beta-barrel protein, whose protein sequence is MRIRISSTTAILLLCISVVRAQDITNKFRIGLSAGPVKNISSERVAFGRYTGFTADYEQVNYRVGLGLEYGLKSNLAITGAIEYSNKDFTGTYFCDVCDFEVPPIPEDVSFGFISVPVTFKYYFPPNRIRWFVEAGLNNIFPLDELDYGAGSLSFITGLKIAGGMEYNLGRKFALQLKIDYNNGMSRVFKDSDFKIKSLHLGIGIMKNI, encoded by the coding sequence ATGAGAATTCGAATTTCATCAACGACCGCCATACTTTTGCTTTGCATTTCCGTAGTCCGGGCACAGGATATTACGAACAAATTCAGGATCGGACTATCTGCCGGTCCTGTAAAAAACATAAGCTCGGAAAGAGTTGCTTTTGGTCGGTACACTGGTTTTACCGCCGATTACGAACAAGTGAACTACAGGGTCGGCCTGGGCCTGGAGTACGGATTGAAAAGCAACCTCGCGATTACCGGAGCAATCGAATATTCAAATAAGGATTTCACGGGAACATATTTCTGCGACGTGTGCGACTTTGAGGTACCGCCGATCCCGGAGGATGTCTCCTTTGGTTTCATCTCGGTGCCGGTAACCTTTAAATACTACTTCCCGCCAAATAGAATCCGATGGTTTGTGGAGGCGGGTCTTAACAATATTTTCCCCTTGGACGAACTTGACTATGGAGCAGGATCCCTTTCGTTCATAACCGGGCTCAAAATCGCGGGGGGAATGGAATATAATTTAGGCCGAAAATTTGCCCTGCAGTTGAAGATCGATTACAACAACGGCATGTCGAGGGTATTCAAAGATTCCGATTTTAAGATCAAGTCGCTACACCTTGGAATAGGAATAATGAAAAACATATAA
- a CDS encoding site-specific integrase → MKTNLTLSIDTRRKRKDGMCPIIFRLSHHRKTIAISTGFAVPPEYWNAKNREVKRTYKGVSSVPRLNNMLTKKKTELRDDINLLEENKQLQGLGITDLKRMLTKSTRKISFFEYTQELIDEMEEANRFGNARAYKSALGALKNFHGKKSLRFEELNYSYLKKFETAHLKKGNSLNGLSTYMRTIRAIYNKAIHQEIVSADNYPFRKYKIKSQPTAKRAISKDKIKRILGLQLESDSPLFHTRNYFMCSYLMNGISFIDMAFLKVGNIIDGRIQYRRQKTARPYDIKITQQLSSILDYYLKDKGKEDFIFPIVRREDIQDQYYDVQWERKRYNKRLKEIAELCDIEEKLTSYVSRHSMATNLILSDVPINALSKMLGHSKLQTTEIYIKNLPTHIMDEYQERLEI, encoded by the coding sequence ATGAAAACCAACCTTACACTTTCAATAGATACGAGACGCAAACGAAAAGATGGCATGTGCCCCATTATTTTCAGATTGAGCCACCATCGAAAAACAATTGCCATTTCAACCGGATTTGCCGTTCCGCCAGAATACTGGAATGCGAAGAATCGCGAAGTCAAGAGAACCTATAAAGGTGTTTCGTCAGTACCTCGTTTGAACAATATGCTGACCAAAAAGAAAACCGAACTAAGGGACGACATTAATTTGTTGGAGGAGAACAAACAGTTACAAGGTCTAGGTATAACCGATTTGAAACGCATGCTAACCAAATCCACCAGAAAGATTTCCTTCTTCGAATATACGCAAGAACTCATTGATGAAATGGAAGAAGCCAACCGTTTTGGTAATGCCAGGGCTTATAAGAGCGCATTGGGAGCATTAAAGAATTTTCATGGTAAGAAGAGTTTACGGTTTGAGGAATTGAATTATTCTTATCTCAAAAAATTTGAAACGGCCCATCTCAAGAAAGGGAATAGTCTGAATGGGCTATCGACGTATATGAGAACCATTAGGGCCATTTATAACAAAGCGATTCATCAGGAAATTGTATCGGCCGACAACTATCCGTTTAGGAAGTATAAGATAAAATCCCAACCTACTGCAAAAAGGGCGATTAGCAAGGATAAGATTAAACGCATTCTTGGTTTGCAATTGGAATCGGACAGCCCGTTATTTCACACACGCAACTATTTTATGTGTTCCTATTTGATGAACGGTATCTCATTTATCGATATGGCTTTTTTAAAAGTGGGTAATATTATCGATGGTCGCATTCAATACCGCAGACAAAAGACGGCTAGACCTTATGACATAAAAATAACGCAGCAATTATCTTCAATCTTGGACTACTATTTAAAAGATAAGGGAAAAGAAGATTTCATTTTCCCAATAGTACGAAGGGAGGATATCCAAGACCAATACTATGACGTGCAATGGGAACGCAAACGTTACAACAAACGCCTGAAAGAAATTGCCGAACTGTGTGATATTGAGGAGAAACTAACAAGCTATGTCAGCCGTCATTCGATGGCTACGAATCTTATCCTTAGTGATGTGCCAATCAATGCCTTGAGTAAAATGCTTGGGCACAGTAAACTTCAGACCACGGAGATTTACATCAAAAATCTACCAACGCATATTATGGATGAGTATCAAGAGCGGTTGGAAATTTAA
- a CDS encoding DUF7133 domain-containing protein → MTKRPVFFVILFLVIASCQDKNEKCVPSADVVEYPTDSVINALNWPKDLEIEGFSGPKLTPSPACMGVAASGEVFVGVDMMGSLGKEMGKGSIKRLVDCNHDGIMDYHTEFAQLDNPRGILPIGDQVFVLHTTFSDDTKKADNMDLVVFDDKDKDGIADGPPKVLIKDMSNPKYLRERGTDHATNGIQMGIDGWIYIAVGDFGFHNATDREGTKMTQLGGGIVRIRPDGTQMEVYTHGLRNIYDVAIDPFMNVFTRGNTNDGGGWNVRFAHQIQSAEYGYPVLFKHFTEEILPALVDVGGGSGTGALFMNDERWPEKYNNVPMMADWGRNQLYIHRVTNDGPSFTQQEEQFIQLPQITDVDMDASGTMYLSAWDGAGYSGNPDKGYVVRVTPKEFKYEPFVDIKDVSIDDLIDLLKAQNAKSRLSAQYELLQRQEVKSVPGVLELAKDKNQPLEVRAAAIFTYAQLAGATGIPELVALSKDTAVQRFTLRALADRKEIVEKAPIQPFLKGLKSKSQEVKAAAIIGLGRLGNPVAAQQLLKINVPSSFTAPKINTEGPHATPNAEIILPHLAVKALVELNAVDACIAALGSADEDLALWAMRYMHDSKVVKALIEAYNRSTDDAFKKKAMNTLARIYYKEAPYDTSWWWSTRPDTHGPYYKTVEWEQSLVIRSFLVDQFKATGKSDNQFFTELNSKYRLGIDAFGELEFDQPKEDMPVVDFNKIKNEKGQIGEASIEDVMLALGEIEGNPEKGADLFNSQGCVACHSITEEQVMKGPFMGQIGSIMNREQIAESILKPNASISQGFSTVQISTTGGDNYVGFVTAESADRLTLRNIVGDATELEKANIAERQELETSMMPAGLVNSLSFEEMASLVAFLSQQK, encoded by the coding sequence ATGACCAAACGACCCGTTTTTTTTGTGATACTGTTTCTAGTGATAGCAAGCTGTCAAGATAAGAATGAGAAATGTGTACCAAGTGCCGACGTTGTTGAATATCCAACGGATTCTGTGATCAACGCACTTAATTGGCCCAAGGATTTGGAGATAGAGGGTTTTTCCGGTCCTAAACTTACCCCTAGCCCAGCCTGTATGGGAGTGGCTGCTTCAGGCGAGGTTTTTGTCGGCGTGGATATGATGGGCTCTCTCGGAAAAGAGATGGGAAAGGGATCGATAAAACGTTTGGTCGATTGTAACCACGATGGCATCATGGATTATCACACCGAGTTTGCACAGTTGGATAACCCAAGGGGGATTTTACCAATTGGTGACCAAGTATTTGTACTTCACACCACCTTTTCGGACGATACCAAAAAAGCGGATAACATGGACCTTGTGGTTTTTGACGATAAAGATAAGGACGGCATTGCCGATGGCCCACCCAAAGTGCTGATCAAGGACATGAGTAATCCGAAGTACTTGCGGGAACGGGGAACAGACCATGCCACCAATGGCATACAAATGGGTATAGATGGTTGGATTTACATCGCCGTGGGCGATTTCGGTTTTCACAACGCAACAGACAGAGAGGGTACCAAAATGACCCAATTGGGCGGCGGCATTGTGAGAATACGTCCCGATGGCACCCAAATGGAAGTTTATACCCATGGGCTGCGAAATATCTACGATGTGGCCATTGATCCTTTCATGAATGTATTTACCCGAGGCAACACCAACGATGGCGGGGGATGGAATGTAAGGTTCGCTCACCAAATACAATCCGCGGAATACGGTTATCCGGTGCTTTTTAAACATTTTACCGAAGAAATCTTACCGGCGTTGGTCGATGTGGGGGGCGGTTCGGGGACCGGGGCACTTTTTATGAACGATGAACGATGGCCTGAAAAATACAATAATGTTCCCATGATGGCCGACTGGGGAAGGAACCAGTTATACATTCATAGGGTCACGAATGACGGTCCGAGCTTCACACAGCAGGAAGAACAGTTTATTCAATTGCCACAAATCACGGATGTAGATATGGATGCTTCGGGTACAATGTATCTATCCGCTTGGGACGGTGCCGGTTATTCAGGAAACCCTGATAAAGGCTACGTGGTTCGGGTTACCCCTAAGGAATTTAAGTACGAGCCTTTCGTCGATATAAAAGATGTATCCATCGACGATTTGATCGATTTATTGAAAGCTCAAAATGCAAAGTCGCGGTTGAGTGCCCAGTATGAGTTGTTGCAACGACAAGAAGTCAAATCGGTCCCTGGGGTATTGGAACTGGCAAAAGATAAAAATCAGCCCTTGGAAGTACGGGCGGCGGCAATTTTCACCTACGCCCAGCTTGCCGGTGCCACGGGTATTCCGGAGTTGGTGGCGCTGTCAAAGGATACCGCGGTGCAAAGATTTACGTTAAGGGCCTTGGCCGATCGAAAGGAGATTGTTGAAAAAGCGCCCATCCAACCTTTTTTAAAAGGCTTGAAATCTAAATCTCAAGAGGTAAAGGCAGCTGCTATTATCGGTCTGGGCCGCCTAGGGAATCCTGTTGCAGCCCAACAACTATTGAAGATAAACGTGCCGAGTTCATTTACCGCCCCAAAAATAAATACCGAAGGCCCACATGCTACACCGAATGCCGAAATCATTCTGCCACATTTGGCCGTAAAGGCATTGGTAGAATTGAATGCGGTCGATGCTTGTATTGCCGCTCTTGGATCCGCTGATGAGGACCTAGCCCTATGGGCCATGCGCTATATGCATGATTCCAAGGTGGTGAAAGCGCTTATTGAAGCGTATAACCGTTCCACTGACGACGCTTTCAAGAAAAAGGCAATGAACACCTTGGCCAGGATTTATTATAAAGAAGCGCCTTATGATACTTCTTGGTGGTGGAGCACCAGGCCCGATACGCATGGGCCGTACTACAAAACCGTAGAATGGGAACAGTCCCTTGTTATCCGGTCGTTTTTAGTAGATCAATTTAAGGCAACGGGTAAAAGCGACAACCAGTTTTTTACGGAACTCAACAGTAAATATCGATTGGGGATCGATGCTTTTGGGGAATTGGAATTTGATCAACCGAAAGAAGATATGCCAGTGGTCGACTTCAATAAGATTAAAAATGAAAAGGGACAGATCGGGGAGGCTTCCATAGAAGATGTAATGCTAGCTTTAGGCGAGATTGAAGGGAATCCTGAAAAAGGGGCGGACCTCTTTAATTCCCAAGGTTGCGTTGCTTGTCACAGCATCACTGAAGAACAGGTCATGAAAGGTCCCTTTATGGGGCAAATAGGCTCTATTATGAACCGGGAGCAGATTGCGGAGTCTATCCTAAAACCGAATGCCTCTATTTCACAAGGATTTTCCACTGTGCAAATCAGCACCACGGGAGGTGATAATTACGTAGGCTTCGTTACGGCAGAATCCGCCGATAGACTGACCCTTCGTAATATTGTGGGGGATGCAACCGAGCTCGAAAAGGCGAACATTGCCGAACGACAGGAATTGGAAACGTCGATGATGCCTGCCGGTTTGGTAAATTCACTGAGCTTTGAGGAAATGGCGTCGTTAGTGGCCTTTTTGTCGCAGCAAAAATAG
- a CDS encoding sulfatase, translated as MIRSKINLRGIPVWGLLLCIIAVLGCKEKGPASQKKRPNVVFILADDLGLHDLSVTGSDYYETPHIDRIANEGTMFTQGYAASRVCSPSRASIMLGQFTARHGITDWIGAASGTDWRNHGRNDKLLPAGYVHQLPSRDTTLAETMRANGYRTFFAGKWHLGKEGSWPGDHGFDINKGGWDVGSPIGGYFSPWENPNLNNRKKGENLSMRLARETVDFIEKNKDSTFFAYLSFYAVHGPIQTTEKKWGHYRDKAEEMGIKDHGFEMERVLPIRVVQDNPIYAGLVEQMDDAVGLVLDGLKEQGLDENTIVIFTSDNGGVASGDAFSTTNLPLRGGKGYQWEGGIREPYFIKVPGLKNGASIDYPVTGADLYPTVLDLTDIPLKPEQHVDGVSLKPLFEGEGLENRALFWHYPHYGNQGGNPSSIIREGKWKLIHYYEGDKRELYNLEVDPKEEKDISDANPAVTERLGDKLQAFLQENNARFPRKETKYDPELAKRLHREKIEILMPRLEAERLKFLSEDFQPNDTWWDSKTTSD; from the coding sequence ATGATAAGGTCGAAGATCAACTTGAGAGGAATACCGGTGTGGGGCCTACTGCTATGTATTATAGCAGTTTTAGGCTGTAAAGAAAAAGGGCCGGCTTCCCAAAAGAAGAGGCCGAACGTGGTCTTCATCCTGGCCGATGACCTGGGGCTGCACGACCTTAGCGTCACCGGAAGCGACTATTATGAGACTCCTCATATCGATAGAATTGCAAACGAAGGCACCATGTTCACCCAAGGCTATGCCGCCAGCAGGGTATGCAGTCCCTCACGAGCGAGTATCATGCTCGGGCAGTTTACGGCACGGCACGGCATTACCGATTGGATAGGGGCGGCCTCGGGAACGGATTGGCGCAACCACGGTCGGAACGATAAATTGCTTCCGGCGGGGTATGTTCACCAATTGCCCTCCCGGGATACCACCTTGGCCGAGACCATGCGGGCCAACGGGTACCGTACCTTTTTTGCCGGGAAGTGGCACTTGGGCAAGGAGGGCTCCTGGCCCGGAGATCACGGCTTCGATATCAACAAGGGCGGTTGGGACGTTGGGAGTCCAATAGGAGGTTACTTCTCGCCATGGGAGAACCCGAACCTGAACAACAGGAAAAAGGGGGAGAACCTCTCGATGCGGCTTGCCCGGGAGACCGTGGATTTTATCGAAAAGAACAAGGACAGTACCTTTTTCGCCTATCTTTCGTTCTATGCGGTACACGGCCCGATCCAAACGACCGAAAAAAAGTGGGGTCATTACCGGGACAAGGCCGAAGAGATGGGTATCAAGGACCATGGTTTTGAAATGGAACGCGTATTGCCGATTCGAGTCGTACAGGACAATCCTATTTACGCCGGACTTGTAGAACAAATGGACGATGCGGTCGGGCTCGTCCTTGACGGCCTTAAGGAACAGGGGCTGGACGAAAACACTATTGTAATATTCACTTCCGACAATGGCGGGGTAGCTTCCGGGGATGCTTTTTCGACGACCAACCTTCCCCTTCGTGGCGGCAAGGGCTACCAATGGGAAGGCGGCATCCGGGAGCCATACTTTATCAAAGTGCCAGGTTTGAAGAACGGGGCCTCGATAGACTATCCCGTGACCGGGGCCGATCTTTATCCCACAGTGCTCGATTTGACCGATATCCCGCTAAAACCCGAACAACATGTCGATGGCGTAAGCCTTAAACCACTTTTCGAAGGAGAAGGTTTGGAAAACAGGGCTCTGTTTTGGCACTATCCACATTACGGCAACCAAGGAGGAAATCCCTCGTCCATAATTCGGGAAGGCAAGTGGAAATTGATCCATTATTATGAAGGCGATAAGAGGGAGCTCTATAATTTGGAAGTCGATCCCAAGGAAGAAAAGGATATATCCGACGCTAATCCGGCCGTAACCGAGCGGTTGGGTGATAAATTGCAGGCTTTTCTTCAAGAGAACAACGCCCGTTTTCCGCGGAAAGAAACCAAGTATGATCCCGAGCTGGCAAAAAGGCTGCATCGAGAGAAAATCGAAATTCTCATGCCCAGGCTCGAAGCTGAACGATTGAAATTTTTGTCCGAGGATTTTCAGCCGAACGATACTTGGTGGGACAGTAAAACCACCTCGGATTGA
- a CDS encoding aldehyde dehydrogenase: MEQLKIQRDFFRTHRTKDVGFRKKALRRLQQEIIAREDAICDAIYADFKKPRFETLAAETQFVLADLKHTLKKMASWARPEKVGSSWMNWPSSDYIYKEPYGNVLIIAPWNYPFQLAIAPLIGALAAGNTAVIKPSEVTPHTAAIVSEIIKAAFKPEYVTVVEGGVETSQRVLAEKWDYIFFTGSTRVGQIVYESAAKHLTPVTLELGGKNPTIVDGTAAIATAAKRIAWGKFLNAGQTCIATDYVLVDSSVKQKLVEELKKSITDFYGENIENSPDYARTVSEKHYSGLKDMLKGEEILFGGNTNDSDNYLSPTLVNEPKLGSKLMEGEIFGPILPIISYENEADIDRHIAKYGKPLATYVFSNRKSFQKKIIDTYSFGGGAINDTVIQITNKRLPFGGVGASGIGAYHGRTSFDLFSHQKSIIKKANWLDIPLRYPPYTMPLKFVKKVKHLF; this comes from the coding sequence ATGGAGCAATTAAAGATACAGCGCGATTTCTTTCGGACGCATCGCACAAAGGATGTCGGATTCAGAAAAAAGGCTTTAAGGCGTCTTCAACAGGAAATTATAGCCAGGGAGGATGCTATCTGCGATGCCATCTACGCCGATTTTAAAAAGCCCAGGTTCGAAACTTTGGCCGCGGAGACCCAATTTGTGTTGGCGGATCTCAAGCATACCTTGAAAAAAATGGCGTCTTGGGCGCGACCGGAAAAAGTAGGGTCGAGCTGGATGAACTGGCCGTCTTCCGATTACATCTATAAAGAGCCGTATGGCAATGTGCTTATCATCGCCCCCTGGAACTATCCGTTCCAATTGGCGATCGCGCCCTTGATCGGCGCCTTGGCGGCTGGAAATACCGCGGTGATCAAACCCTCGGAGGTTACGCCGCATACCGCCGCAATCGTTTCCGAGATCATCAAGGCCGCGTTCAAACCGGAATATGTTACGGTAGTCGAGGGCGGGGTGGAAACCTCACAACGGGTATTGGCCGAAAAATGGGACTATATCTTCTTTACCGGAAGCACCCGTGTGGGACAGATCGTTTATGAAAGCGCGGCCAAACACCTGACACCCGTTACGTTGGAATTGGGGGGCAAAAACCCTACGATCGTAGACGGAACCGCAGCCATCGCAACCGCCGCCAAGCGTATCGCTTGGGGAAAATTTTTAAATGCGGGACAAACCTGTATCGCAACCGATTACGTATTGGTAGATAGCTCCGTGAAGCAGAAGCTGGTAGAGGAGCTTAAAAAAAGCATAACGGACTTCTATGGAGAAAACATAGAAAATTCCCCGGATTACGCCCGCACGGTCAGTGAAAAACATTACTCCGGACTAAAGGATATGCTCAAGGGGGAAGAGATACTGTTCGGTGGGAATACCAACGATTCGGACAATTATCTTTCGCCCACATTGGTCAACGAACCAAAACTGGGCAGCAAATTGATGGAAGGGGAAATCTTTGGTCCGATACTTCCTATCATTTCCTATGAAAATGAGGCCGATATCGACAGGCATATAGCCAAATACGGGAAACCATTGGCCACCTACGTATTCTCGAACCGTAAGTCCTTCCAAAAGAAGATTATCGACACCTATAGTTTTGGCGGCGGTGCCATTAACGATACGGTCATTCAGATTACCAACAAGCGATTGCCCTTTGGGGGTGTGGGCGCCAGCGGTATCGGAGCCTATCACGGGCGGACTTCGTTCGACCTATTTTCCCATCAAAAGTCGATTATCAAAAAGGCGAATTGGTTGGATATTCCCTTGCGGTACCCCCCCTATACCATGCCCTTGAAATTTGTCAAAAAAGTGAAACATCTTTTTTAG